From a single Columba livia isolate bColLiv1 breed racing homer chromosome 19, bColLiv1.pat.W.v2, whole genome shotgun sequence genomic region:
- the UBAC1 gene encoding ubiquitin-associated domain-containing protein 1 isoform X2 codes for MFVQEEKIFAGKVLRLHVCTMEGAEWLEEVPEDTTVEKLKERCLKHCVPGSLEDPKTVTHHKLIHATSEKVLTDTKTVLEENIQDRDVLLLIKKRAPPPLPKMADVSAEEKRKQEQKAPDKDAILKATANLPSRNVDRTVAHHNMRDFQTELRKILVSLIEVAQKLLALNPDAVELFKKANAMLDEDEEDRVDEIALRQLTEMGFPESRAVKALRLNHMSVTQAMEWLIEHADDPAVDAPLPGQAPSEAAAEAGAASAEATAGPSSEAGEEEAKDELTEIFKKIRRKREFRPDPRAVIALMEMGFDEKEVVDALRVNNNQQNAACEWLLGDRKPSPEDLDKGIDTNSPLFQAILENPVVQLGLTNPKTLLAFEDMLENPLNSTQWMNDPETGPVMLQISRIFQTLNRT; via the exons ATGTTCGTGCAGGAGGAGAAGATCTTCGCGGGGAAGGTGCTGAGGCTCCATGTGTGCACCATGGAGGGCGCCGAGTGGCTGGAGGAGGTTCCCGAGGACACCACGGtggagaagctgaaggagcGGTGCCTGAAGCAC TGTGTACCTGGGAGCTTGGAGGATCCAAAAACTGTGACACACCATAAGTTGATACATGCTACTTCTGAGAAGGTGCTGACAGACACAAAAACAGTGTTGGAGGAAAACATCCAGGACAGAG ATGTCTTGCTTTTAATAAAGAAGCGTGCACCACCTCCCCTCCCCAAAATGGCAGATGTGTCAGCAGAGGAGAAG AGGAAACAAGAGCAGAAGGCTCCCGATAAGGATGCCATTCTCAAAGCAACTGCAAATCTGCCCTCTCGCAATGTAGATCGCACCGTGGCCCATCACAACATGAGGGAC TTCCAGACAGAGCTCCGGAAGATCTTAGTGTCTCTGATAGAAGTCGCACAGAAATTGCTGGCGCTGAACCCAGATGCAGTTGAACTATTtaagaaggcaaatg CCATGCtggatgaggatgaggaagacAGAGTGGATGAGATAGCTCTGCGACAGCTCACAGAAATGGGGTTTccagaaagcagagctgtcaAAGCCCTTCGATTAAATCA TATGTCGGTGACACAGGCCATGGAGTGGCTGATAGAACACGCAGATGACCCCGCTGTGGATGCTCCGCTGCCAGGCCAGGCTCCCTCAGAAGCCGCAGCCGAAGCTGGTGCAGCCTCCGCTGAAGCGACTGCGGGGCCCAGTTCAGAAGCGGGTGAGGAGGAGGCCAAGGATGAGCTGACAGAAATATTCAAGAAGATCCGGAGGAAAAGAGAGTTTCGTCCAGACCCACGA GCTGTCATTGCCCTGATGGAGATGGGGTTTGATGAAAAAGAAGTGGTGGATGCACTCAGAGTAAACAACAACCAGCAAAATGCGGCC TGTGAATGGCTGCTGGGAGACAGAAAACCTTCTCCAGAGGACCTGGATAAAGGCATCGACACCAACAGCCCTCTCTTCCAAGCCATCTTAGAAAACCCAGTGGTACAGTTAGGGCTGACCAACCCAAAAACTCTACTAG CCTTTGAGGACATGCTTGAAAACCCCTTGAACAGCACTCAGTGGATGAACGATCCCGAAACGGGGCCCGTCATGCTACAGATCTCGCGAATCTTCCAGACGCTGAACCGCACGTAG
- the UBAC1 gene encoding ubiquitin-associated domain-containing protein 1 isoform X1 produces the protein MFVQEEKIFAGKVLRLHVCTMEGAEWLEEVPEDTTVEKLKERCLKHCVPGSLEDPKTVTHHKLIHATSEKVLTDTKTVLEENIQDRDVLLLIKKRAPPPLPKMADVSAEEKRKQEQKAPDKDAILKATANLPSRNVDRTVAHHNMRDFPFLQFQTELRKILVSLIEVAQKLLALNPDAVELFKKANAMLDEDEEDRVDEIALRQLTEMGFPESRAVKALRLNHMSVTQAMEWLIEHADDPAVDAPLPGQAPSEAAAEAGAASAEATAGPSSEAGEEEAKDELTEIFKKIRRKREFRPDPRAVIALMEMGFDEKEVVDALRVNNNQQNAACEWLLGDRKPSPEDLDKGIDTNSPLFQAILENPVVQLGLTNPKTLLAFEDMLENPLNSTQWMNDPETGPVMLQISRIFQTLNRT, from the exons ATGTTCGTGCAGGAGGAGAAGATCTTCGCGGGGAAGGTGCTGAGGCTCCATGTGTGCACCATGGAGGGCGCCGAGTGGCTGGAGGAGGTTCCCGAGGACACCACGGtggagaagctgaaggagcGGTGCCTGAAGCAC TGTGTACCTGGGAGCTTGGAGGATCCAAAAACTGTGACACACCATAAGTTGATACATGCTACTTCTGAGAAGGTGCTGACAGACACAAAAACAGTGTTGGAGGAAAACATCCAGGACAGAG ATGTCTTGCTTTTAATAAAGAAGCGTGCACCACCTCCCCTCCCCAAAATGGCAGATGTGTCAGCAGAGGAGAAG AGGAAACAAGAGCAGAAGGCTCCCGATAAGGATGCCATTCTCAAAGCAACTGCAAATCTGCCCTCTCGCAATGTAGATCGCACCGTGGCCCATCACAACATGAGGGAC TTTCCTTTCTTGCAGTTCCAGACAGAGCTCCGGAAGATCTTAGTGTCTCTGATAGAAGTCGCACAGAAATTGCTGGCGCTGAACCCAGATGCAGTTGAACTATTtaagaaggcaaatg CCATGCtggatgaggatgaggaagacAGAGTGGATGAGATAGCTCTGCGACAGCTCACAGAAATGGGGTTTccagaaagcagagctgtcaAAGCCCTTCGATTAAATCA TATGTCGGTGACACAGGCCATGGAGTGGCTGATAGAACACGCAGATGACCCCGCTGTGGATGCTCCGCTGCCAGGCCAGGCTCCCTCAGAAGCCGCAGCCGAAGCTGGTGCAGCCTCCGCTGAAGCGACTGCGGGGCCCAGTTCAGAAGCGGGTGAGGAGGAGGCCAAGGATGAGCTGACAGAAATATTCAAGAAGATCCGGAGGAAAAGAGAGTTTCGTCCAGACCCACGA GCTGTCATTGCCCTGATGGAGATGGGGTTTGATGAAAAAGAAGTGGTGGATGCACTCAGAGTAAACAACAACCAGCAAAATGCGGCC TGTGAATGGCTGCTGGGAGACAGAAAACCTTCTCCAGAGGACCTGGATAAAGGCATCGACACCAACAGCCCTCTCTTCCAAGCCATCTTAGAAAACCCAGTGGTACAGTTAGGGCTGACCAACCCAAAAACTCTACTAG CCTTTGAGGACATGCTTGAAAACCCCTTGAACAGCACTCAGTGGATGAACGATCCCGAAACGGGGCCCGTCATGCTACAGATCTCGCGAATCTTCCAGACGCTGAACCGCACGTAG